The segment ATAGTTGCTGGTGGCAAAGGAACAGCAGAATCAGGAACCCAGGGTTGAATTCCAGCTCTGAACGGGTGCCTGCTATGATAATTTCCTGTCTGTTCCCCTGCATAAGCATCTCCCCCCACCCTACCTATTTGGCTCTTCCTACTCTCTTGCCCAAGCAGCTTCCCTCCCTCATTTAGATCCTCATTGCACCATCTTTTCCTCCCACTGCTGTTCCTAATCCCCTCTCAGCTCAGcatttccctcccagcctgtctcaccctgcccttcctgctcccagGGCTTTCCCTTCGCTTCCTTCTTACAGTTCCCAATCTCCATGCAGTTTCACTAAGCCTGCTCCTTGCCCTGGCTGTCCTCATCCAAAACCAGGTATCTttcccttttggctgccaggaggGATGCTAAAACCCAGTGGCGAGTCGTGGTGTGGAGCAAACTGCAGCAAGCCATGCTACCAGTTCGTGGCTCTGTGAAGGTGACATGAGCAGAAAAAGGGTATTTTTGCTCTAGGTGGGATGCCTCCGACGGGCCCCCGTATACAAAGGAGCTACATGAGGATGAAATGTTCTCAGCAAGGCTATAATCTGACATTTTAGTAACTCACAGCGGTCTGAAGTATTTTTACTAAAGTAAATTTATCACTTCTACCatcttttcccccttctttccaCCTAAGCTTCTAGTTTGGCCAAATTCAGGTAGATTTTTGTATTGTGACCAAGAACTTGTCTAAGACATACCTCTTTCTCCAATATGAAGTCTCTGTTTCAAGATTTTGGAAGAGAAActtttttgaattttaaagaGTAATAATTTagatatacatttttttttttaacctcatttTTTGTAACTGTTCCAGCTGAAattttctggcaaaaaaaaaaagtccaaaacaGGCAATTCAAAAGGAAAGTTTTGCCTTTGCTGGTTGAGATGTGTTGAAGTTTTAAATAGACCAACGCAGGCTCTCATAGTGGGAAGTGTTGGCAGCTGTAAATATATAGTTACATACAGCAGGTTAATACAGCATCCAGAGGAAGTCTGCCAGTACTTTCATTAACATAGATAACTTCAAACGCGCTCTATTTTAATACCTACATATAGTACTACAGTGATAGAGGCTGTGTACACACCTGAACACCTTGCTGTTCTGATCAAGCAAACTCATGCTCAGGCTGGTTTCTTACAGAGCAGTGGTAGGAGATAGGCATTGCCAAAGGGTTGTTTTTGCATATCAGGACTTAAGTGCTGAAAGCTCTGCAAGAGTTCCCCTGTCAAAAGAGGAGATACCTCTCACCTTTTtcacagaagaaagagaagtcGAGTCTGTGCCATTGCTccagtgactgctggatcactCCCACTGTTTTGCAATGCCTCTCCTCGCAGGTGCGTGCAGATATTTGTGAACTTCTTGGTTACAGGCTTGCTGCCtgcactactttttttttttgttggaaaaCACAGTGGAATACTTATCATGCACAAAACCCttcaaatttaaatgaaaagtttAAACTTGCAACTTTATGAGTAGAAGAAGATTAAAACACATTGTTCCTCTAGCAGTCCTGAGCCTTTTCTTGTCTTGATGGCAATTCATACCTAGAGGCTAGTGGTGTCTTAGACTGCATCTTCTCACTGTATCTTGTTGGTGGTCAGTCTTACAATATGGAGGTTGAAGTCAGTTCTTTGTCATTATGCAGCTGCTGTTCTTGAATATAATAAAGCATACTTCATCAAGTATTAAGTATGTAATGAATTACTGCAAATACAAAACACCTTAGCACTTGGAAGAATGAAGTGCCCTTTTATAGTGCTTGATGTTGAGAGccttgttgtgtttttttttttttttttgttttgttttgtttgtttttgttttttccttcagaaataacTGAAGTTACCCAGTGACTTAGACAATAGTCAAATTTCTGTAGAAAAGACGTGAAGTTGTTCCAGAGATTCTGCTTTCACAGCCACCCTTTTGCTAGTTAGTGAGAAAACCATTAAAGGAATTTATTGTTACAAGTTGCATTTCTGCAGTGGATGTCAGTGGGCCAAACTGGTCAGAGAGTTGTTATGGCAGGGTGCTCACCTTGAGTTTTGGGATTGGAGGACTGGGTtgaggggagaggagcagctgtCATTCAGGTGCTCTTCATCAGTATAATGCAACTCAGATCTCAAGGTTCCTGTTGCCAGACAGTCTTCTGCTGGCAGCGATCCATAAGTGCTGTGGTAGAACTGGCAGCAGGAATATTGCTGGGCAGGGGTGAGCCTTTCCTCATCTGGAGAGCGTGAATGCATTTCTTCCATGGCGGTGCTTGGCGGAATGAAGGAGAGCAGTGACAAATGTTAGGTCTGCTGCTTAACAACCCAGGCAACACCTCTGACTTGTGAATTCAATGCTAATCGTGggatttaatttctttgctcGTTTTGCAGCCTCTAGGAGATGTAAGCTGTCAGGGAGATGATGGGGAGGGAATAAGAAGAAACCAGGGAgcatttttgtgtgtattttgtttaaatgctGGACAATTGAAACAACAGTAACGTATTAAACTGCAGCTTATGACTCAATGAAATGCAAGGATTGATTTATGTTGTTTGTTAGCCTGTACTTTGTGTATACAAATCTCTTGCAGTTATTTCTATTGCTTGCAATAATCTTTCAAGATGTTAAGAGTGCTCATTATTGCTTTaggcttttcttttcagttagGGTATTCCTTATAGTTTTTTGCTTTCTCAAACTGCCCCACCCTGCTCCCTGTGTATTTACTACAGATTTTGTGTATCAGTAAAGGTTTTTCCAAAGTCAGTGGTGACTAGCCATTGAATTTCGCCTTGCTTGGTTACAGTTTATCTTTGTGAATTGAATGCGCACCTCCTGTGTGCAATATATTTCTTCTGGATGTTTTTATTAACATAAAacagtgtgttttcttcctcttttctgtcTAAGACCAGTTAGTCCTTTCATTTAAACCAGCTTTCAGCACTCACAGAACTTTCCCTCAAGTGTTTGCAGTTCCTCCTTGAGGCTTCATCCCTCAGAGCCTCCATCTCTGGCTTGCTGGCCTTTACAGTTCTCcattagctgattttttttttttttttttgactttgtcCGGTCTCCAATCTAAATGTTTTGGCTGTATTAtgctgctctgaaagagcggttttgagaggagctggaggcacGGCATGCACCACTTCCTGCCCCCCTGCCGCACAGTGACCGTCGGCAGCGGGCCTGCGGGGCCCGGCCAGCCCCGCGCTTCTCAGAACCCGCTTCAGTTTTACAGTTCCTGCTTTGCAGGAGGCCTCGCAGATAAGGTCGAGAAGATCCCTGAGCTGCCCTAAAGAGCAAACGGCGTGTGGATGTTGCGCTGGTGTCTCTTCTCAGCTGCCTTTAATGGGGAGGGAAAGACCAGTCTGAGCCCAGCCTGGTTTCCAGTAATGTGTTGCATCATATGTCCCTTGGACTGACAGGTGAAAAAGGCAAGTTGAGACCGAGCAGGTGGTTTCTTACAGTCGGCTCACCTCGCATAGCTGTTGTCCTGGGGCCATCTTACAGAAGTCTGCCCTGTGAAGTTTTTGAAGTTCAGCATCCAGAACTCATATCTGAAAATCTTGGCTGGAGGACTTTGAGATAGATGTTTGCTAATTTATATTCTAGCAGCGTTGCTTTGACTGACATGTGTGGTGGTTATGTTTATTAGTTTGCTAGTCTTGTAAGTCTAGTGGTGAGAACGTGGAATTATGGATGTTTTCACTGGCATCAACAATAGTTACCAGCAAAGATCTCCAGACAGGAAATTATACCACAAACAGTGTGAGAATAGGAAGATCGGGAGAGGAAAGAGATGGCAGTTCTTCCCTACACTTAAATACATTCTGCTTTTTGTGCTCATGGTTTAACAGATGTCTTCTTCTCTATGCAGGGCTATAATTGAAGTACAAGATGGCAAGAACCAGCCACAGCAACTATGTCCTTCAGCAGCTAAACAACCAAAGAGAGTGGGGCTTTCTGTGTGACTGCTGTATTGCTATCGatgatatttattttcaagcacATAAGGCAGTCCTTGCTGCATGCAGCTCCTATTTTAGGATGTTTTTTATGAACCATCAACACACTACAGCCCAGCTGAATCTAAGCAACATGAAGATTAGCGCTGAATGCTTTGATCTTATTTTACAGTTCATGTATTTAGGAAAAATTATGACAGCCCCTGCCAATTTTGAGCAATTTAAAGTGGCCATGAACTATTTACAGCTATATAATGTACCTGAGTGTCTAGAAGATATACAGGATACAGACTCATCTAGTTTAAAGTGCTCATCTTCTGCTTCTAGCACCCAGAATAGTAAAATGATATTTGGCGTGAGAATGTATGAAGACACGCTCACCAGAAATGGCAGCGAAGCAAACAGGTGGGGCATGGAGCCGCCAAGTTCAACAGTTAATACATCCCATAACAAAGAGCCCGATGAAGAAGCTTTGCAGCTCGGCAGTTTCCCCGAACAACTGTTTGATGTCTGCAAAAAAAGCACCACCTCCAAATTCTCTCACACAAAAGAGCGTGTGTCCCACTCGCGCCGTTTTGGAAGAAGCTTCACCTGTGACAGCTGTGGGTTTAGTTTTAGCTGTGAAAAGTTACTGGATGAGCACGTGCTAACGTGCACTAACAGGCATTCGTACCAAAGTGCCAGGTACTACGGTGCTGAAAAACTAGACTTTAGTGAAAAGGACTCTACTTCTAAAATAATCTCTAcgcaaacagaaaaatacaaagggGACTCGAGCCAAGCTGCTGATGATTCTTCGTCTCCTGTGTCCAATGTTAcaagcaggaaaagcagcacagtTGCATCAGAGACCTCAGGTGAAGAAGGAAGTAGAGCCTCTGAGAGGAAGAGGATTATTATCAAGATGGAACCAGAGGACAGTCCTGCAGACGAGCTGAaagattttaatattattaaagtGACAGATAAAGACTGCAATGAGTCTTCTGACAATGACGACCTAGATGATGAGCAGGAAGAGCCGCTTTACAGGTACTATGTTGAGGAGGAgatcagagagaaaagaaatgctcGGAAGACTTTAAAACCCCGTTTATCCATGGATGACGATGAAAGAAAGTGTTTACAGAGTCCACGGCACCTTAACAGGAAAGCTCCTTCAGTACAGGAAGACGTGGAGAACGCTCCCTGTGAACTTTGTGGGCTAACAATCACCGAGGAAGATTTGTCCTCTCATTATTTATCCAAACACATAGAAAATATATGTGCCTGTGGTAAGTGTGGTCAAATACTGGTCAAAGGCAAACAGTTACAAGATCATGCACAGACCTGTGGGGAACCCCAGGATCTGACCATGAATGGTATCAGAaattctgaggaaaaaatggaCTTGGAAGAAAACCCTGAGGACCAGTCAGAAATAAGGGAGATGATGTTTGCAGAGATGATAGAGGACTTCAGGGACAGTCATTTCCAAATGAACAGCCTTCAAAAAAAACAGTTATATAAGCATTCTGCCTGTCCTTTCCGATGTCCTAATTGCGGTCAACGTTTTGAAACTGAAAACCTAGTGGTTGAACATATGTCAAACTGCCTAGAGCAAGATCTGTTCAAGAATTCCATGATGGAAGAGAATGAGAGAGATCACAGACGTAAGCATTTCTGCAATCTTTGCGGGAAAGGATTTTATCAGCGTTGTCACTTGAGGGAACACTATACTGTTCATACCAAGGAAAAACAGTTTGTTTGTCAGACATGTGGGAAGCAGTTCTTAAGAGAGCGCCAGTTGCGGCTCCACAATGATATGCACAAAGGAATGGCCAGGTATGTCTGTTCCATTTGTGATCAAGGAAACTTCAGAAAACATGACCATGTACGGCATATGATATCTCACTTATCAGCTGGAGAGACTATATGCCAGGTCTGCTTTCAGATATTCCCAAATAATGAGCAACTGGAGCAGCACATGGATGTTCATCTGTATACATGTGGAGTATGTGGAGCAAAATTTAATTTGAGAAAAGATATGAGATCCCACTATAATGCCAAGCATTTGAAAAGAACATAAGCATAATCATACTGTTAAAGCATTAAGTTGGCAGCAGAGAGAACACCAAAGCAAGGCATACAGTATAGTAgacaaaaattacaaaaaaaatttttttgaaaataagtcttttttattattttttttaagaccctCTTAATCATAGGTGTCTATTTAGGCTCATTAAGTATATAGCTTTGAAAAGCATCGTGTTTAATTATTacattttcactgtttcctAATACCAGTTTCTGttcttaattttattgttttactaAGTAGATAtacaaatcattatttttaaactgtagaTTAAAAGCACAATGTTACCCCTTCACTGACTGCTATTAAACAGTTCTCAGATCCATGTCCATAAGATGAGTGCTTCAATATTTCCACGTGTTGTTTCTTCATGTGAAAATTTTAGATCACAGTGATTAACATGCAAGAGCATAATTGTTTGTGCTCcccaaattaattttcaaaatgaaaaagaacaatgACAAGAAATAATCCTTTGCTCTCTGACCCTGCTGTAAGGGCAGAGCTGGCTGTCCTGATCCTCTGCTTCTTGCCTTTGTTGAAATTTGCATCCCAGTGGTCCGAGCGCGTAGGCTCAGTTAAACCTTGCAGAGTTGGACTGGCGTGCGCAAAGGGAAAGGGAGTTGATGACTTGTGATAACTGAGGAGTTCCCTGCAGAGTGGTCATTTTCCAGACTTGAAATTCTAGCAGAACTGTAACGGGCACTTCTGCTGTACAACTGACATTGGCCTTGTGTTGTCTATCTGTACCCACCTGGGTCTATATAACCTGCTTATCGTAATATACAAGGGAAGACTGGCTATGGTGGATTGCTAGGAATACGGAATTGTGATGTACATTGAAGGCTGCATTTCTCAGCCTAGCTGTAAATGGGTGCCTTGCTGCTTTTGTTGGGAAGTGAAGTGGGATGGGTGTGAAGATAGTCCCATTGCttgggtgggaaggggaagggggagcgTGGCTCATGTTTAtcttagatttttttgtttcttgttttcattaaattttctgactgttctgtttttcaatgAGAATATAACAAGAAAAGACTGCAGAGTTTGCTTAATAAATGCaaagacatttaatgccttttaAGATTTCTTTCTGATTCTAGTATAGCCCCAATCTGTGTAGCTTGTCTCTTAATTCAGttgaatttaaaaatcataCTAAGTATCAGCTGGCAACGACTCAGTGAGGCAGTCTGGCCTTTGAGAGAGCAACCGGCTTTAACTCTTAGGCATCAgctgtatgtttgtttgttaagCGCATGGTTTTTAATTGTGGGGGAATAGGATCCTAAAACAAAATGGTAGAGAAAACTATTACAAAATAAAGGCTACCTGGACTTTCTCCCAGCAGATACCACTTTATCAAAGAGGGTGATAGCACTATTTCCCACCCATGGAGAGAAGAAAGTGATTTTGACCACCTTGTGTgtcagtgctggggctgagaGCAGGAGCTGATGGCCTAGTCCAGGGCTTCCATGCTCGTGTTGCTGTCAGAGTTGTTTCTTGGAGATTATCAGGGGTATCCCACTTCAATGTTAGACTATTTAGAGAAACTAATACAGTTCAGAATCTCTACTGTAACTGAGTATCAATCATCTTGCATTTACTTAGTTTTAGTCAGTATTTCTCTCAGGAGTTTAACGAGCATTTCTCCTAAGGCACGGTGATGGCGACGGGCCCAGCCACCAGGCCGCAGCCCTGAGCTCGCAGCTGGCTCCCAGGACGCTGCTTCAGTTGCAGCATAAGCCTTTTGCATTTCTGCTGTGACTGCTCAATCTTGCCGTTTCTTGTACAGATCTGAAGCCAGCCAAGTCCTGAATAGCGCTGGGACTGAAAACACTGCTGATGTTAATGCACTCCAGCGTTTCGATTAATTCTGAGCTTCTCTTGTCCTGGGATTTGTTCCACGATTCTAAGCTGGACTGAAGCATAAAAGCATATAAGAATTAAAAGATAAGCATATAAGAATTAAAACAGCCACTTATAACAATTGTAGCTCTGGATCAGTGGCAAGAAGGGGACTAGCaggatattaaaatatttaactgtcTGTAATGATCATCTTAGAGACAAAGCAGTCAGTCCAGTGCTGTAGAAGCGCTGGGAGGCCTAATGGGGTGCACACCAAATTTCTCTGACATGCAGATTTTCAAGATATCGTAAGATATCAGCTGAACTGGgaaaagcagctgagggaaGTGAGGGAGAGCTGGAAGGTGCTAGGGGAGTTGACAGAGGAGCCCTGTGGTACGGGGTGAGCTGCAGGAGTGGGAAGGCTTGGTGGGAGAGCAGGGACTGGTAAAGTCTGGAAGGGCTCAACAGAACTAGTTGTAGAGTgggaagcagaggggaaaacatCCCAAAGGTGGCACGGAGGGGGAGCCTGGAGGAGTGGGTGGATAAAATGTCCTGTAGACGCCTGTGAGACCAAAGTGAGCATGACTCAGCTTGGCTGGGAGAGCTCTTGGCCTGTGTGATTAGCTCACTACGGCACAGACTCATGGTGTGGATCGTATGCCGAGGACAGCCAGCCCCTGTGCTGGAAGCACTGCAGTGGCACAGCAGAGAGCAGATTAAGGATCTTGTTGAAAAGGTGACTTGTATAAACTGAAAAATTGTTCCAGAATACAGGGGAAGGCTAATGGTAATTTGTGGACACTTCTGCTCAGGGTCAAGAGCCCTTCTTTAAAATCTGAACTTGACCCAAAAATACTtcaacaatgacaacaaaaactcaACAAACAAACCGAACTTCCTGATTTGGGTAGAGTGTCAATTACAGTAGTTAAATCTAGGAATCACGAGTATTTGGGTAATACCTAACTCTACAAACACTCTgaaatatctttgtttttcaaatataaatggTATTGTGCTATCCTTTCAAAGGAAAGTTTGTTAAAACTTTCCTATTGAATTTGATCTTTTTGTTTCataagaacaggaaaaaacagtGCCTTGGAGTTCACACGTATGAATGCCCAGAATAAGGCTCAAAAAGAGCATGAATTGGAGTGCCAGGGAAGCTTAGAGTAGATCTACTTGTATGcaggcagaggaaaaagaacGATTGAAATAGCCTGAAAAGTAATTGGGGAGTATATGAGAACAAATCAAAGGTAATaaggcaaaaacaaagcagCCTTGCTCCCAAATAGATGGGGAGAATGCTTTTGGTGACGTGACAGTATGCAGAGGAACAGCATTGGACTGTTGAAGAAAAGGTCTGGAGTGCCAGGAGGACCTTAGGTGCTCTGAACAGAGAAAAGGGGTAGGTGCCAAGCCTTCCTATAGGTGTTTGCTGCTGGGGAAAGGGGTGTTCTCCCCCGAATGGGATAATGTCCGCAGGAGTGTGAATCAATGTGTTTCAGCCCTTCTGCTGTGAGAAAAATCAGTCACCGTGTAGACAGAATGAAAGtagacctgaaaaaaaaacaattgcaGTTACAATATCCTAGAAGTCTTACCATTACTTGAAAGATAGTGAAGGGGAAgcaaaaatacttcatttagAGTTCTGTTTCCTCTAACAAATTTGTGCTTCTCAGTCATTTAAATGTGGTGCAGGAAGGGGATGCAAAGGAACTATGTGGAGTGTTAGAGCGTTAAACCCTTAAAGCACTTAAGGATCCTTGAGTGTGGACATGTGAGCGTATCACATTAGACAAAGCATAGCCAGAAAGGAACAAGGGCTTGCTGGTTGTTCTGTCttatattttaaagtgatttgCTATTCTTATTTCTAGaggctttctcttttctgttattttcctcattttggcAGTGGGGTGGGTTGCAatcctgaaaataatttattagtaGCTAGCGTAGCTCTTAGATTTCAGGGATTTACTGAAACTCATAAAGACCTTGGGTAAGCTTTAAAATATAACAGAAGCTGCCAAGCTTCTTATTCATATCAGAGGAGATGTTTAATATGTATACACACTTGTAAAATACTTGTAAATGCTTATTGGCAACTTGTTAATTCAAAGAGTATTTACATTTGTGTAGAATAATATTTGTAGCTAGCAGGTCCATGGAGAAACCTTGATTTGGATAGATTAGAATATCACAGAACTGTAAGAATTTATACTTTTACTAGGGGACTTTATTTAACATAGTTAATGGAGAAAATACAATTCAGCATATTTTTATTCAGAGATGAAGACACTTCTGAAGACTGCTGTTCTGCAGAATGTATAACAAATACATTGTTATacaatagaaaagaaaagatacagAGAAGCGAATACTTTGAGTACGCTACTGTATTTGAACACAGCAGTGCTAAAAACATTGTGAGCATCTCAGCTATTGCTGAGGATACAAGTTAGCTCCTGATGGCAGTGCCAGCCTGGGCACTGGCAGGcctcttcttcttccccacCTCGTGTCAGCTCTCATACCCTTGTGTGTGTGCCACCTTCTCCATTGTCGTGGAGCATGTGTCTATGTCGCTTAACAATGAGCTACGTAGACAATggactttatttttccctgtggggattttttttttggctggacCAGTTCCCCATTACGCTTCCCTCCCCGCCTCTGTCTCAAGCCTTGTGCGAGCACAATAGAAGGGGTGGCACGAGGGGAGAAACGAGTGGCTGGGAGGGGGCTCGTTTTCTTACACGAGCTGTGGCAGAACTCGGAGCGTGGCTGGAGCTTAACTAAGTCTCTGTCTCCCCCCAGCATCTTCGTGGAAGCTGCACTCTTAATTCATCTCCCATTTCCTGATAAGGAAAAAAGGCAGCCCAGCCTCTTGCATGCAGATGAGACACATCTATGCTATCTGCCCTCTTTATAGGAATTGGAAACCTTCCTGCGTTCAGCTCACCCCTCAAATATGCTCTGGAGCTTTCTTCGTCTTTCTTGAAATAGACGACGTAGCGCTCCGCGCTGGGTTAGTGCGGTTGGCCCGGGCCTGAGGCCAGGAATGAGCTGGGCCCCTTggccagcccagcaccaggaactgctcccacctTCCCCTGCTCTCTGTGCCCTCCGGCTGCAGCTGGACCCTGCTCTCATGCTGCCACGCTTTTCTATATCTTGTGATACTAGGAGACAGTTGTCCGGT is part of the Anas platyrhynchos isolate ZD024472 breed Pekin duck chromosome 5, IASCAAS_PekinDuck_T2T, whole genome shotgun sequence genome and harbors:
- the ZBTB1 gene encoding zinc finger and BTB domain-containing protein 1 isoform X3; the protein is MARTSHSNYVLQQLNNQREWGFLCDCCIAIDDIYFQAHKAVLAACSSYFRMFFMNHQHTTAQLNLSNMKISAECFDLILQFMYLGKIMTAPANFEQFKVAMNYLQLYNVPECLEDIQDTDSSSLKCSSSASSTQNSKMIFGVRMYEDTLTRNGSEANRWGMEPPSSTVNTSHNKEPDEEALQLGSFPEQLFDVCKKSTTSKFSHTKERVSHSRRFGRSFTCDSCGFSFSCEKLLDEHVLTCTNRHSYQSARYYGAEKLDFSEKDSTSKIISTQTEKYKGDSSQAADDSSSPVSNVTSRKSSTVASETSGEEGSRASERKRIIIKMEPEDSPADELKDFNIIKVTDKDCNESSDNDDLDDEQEEPLYRYYVEEEIREKRNARKTLKPRLSMDDDERKCLQSPRHLNRKAPSVQEDVENAPCELCGLTITEEDLSSHYLSKHIENICACGKCGQILVKGKQLQDHAQTCGEPQDLTMNGIRNSEEKMDLEENPEDQSEIREMMFAEMIEDFRDSHFQMNSLQKKQLYKHSACPFRCPNCGQRFETENLVVEHMSNCLEQDLFKNSMMEENERDHRRKHFCNLCGKGFYQRCHLREHYTVHTKEKQFVCQTCGKQFLRERQLRLHNDMHKGMASLPRLIPRT
- the ZBTB1 gene encoding zinc finger and BTB domain-containing protein 1 isoform X4 produces the protein MARTSHSNYVLQQLNNQREWGFLCDCCIAIDDIYFQAHKAVLAACSSYFRMFFMNHQHTTAQLNLSNMKISAECFDLILQFMYLGKIMTAPANFEQFKVAMNYLQLYNVPECLEDIQDTDSSSLKCSSSASSTQNSKMIFGVRMYEDTLTRNGSEANRWGMEPPSSTVNTSHNKEPDEEALQLGSFPEQLFDVCKKSTTSKFSHTKERVSHSRRFGRSFTCDSCGFSFSCEKLLDEHVLTCTNRHSYQSARYYGAEKLDFSEKDSTSKIISTQTEKYKGDSSQAADDSSSPVSNVTSRKSSTVASETSGEEGSRASERKRIIIKMEPEDSPADELKDFNIIKVTDKDCNESSDNDDLDDEQEEPLYRYYVEEEIREKRNARKTLKPRLSMDDDERKCLQSPRHLNRKAPSVQEDVENAPCELCGLTITEEDLSSHYLSKHIENICACGKCGQILVKGKQLQDHAQTCGEPQDLTMNGIRNSEEKMDLEENPEDQSEIREMMFAEMIEDFRDSHFQMNSLQKKQLYKHSACPFRCPNCGQRFETENLVVEHMSNCLEQDLFKNSMMEENERDHRPCHASSREPRISEVSSIFDFL
- the ZBTB1 gene encoding zinc finger and BTB domain-containing protein 1 isoform X5, translated to MARTSHSNYVLQQLNNQREWGFLCDCCIAIDDIYFQAHKAVLAACSSYFRMFFMNHQHTTAQLNLSNMKISAECFDLILQFMYLGKIMTAPANFEQFKVAMNYLQLYNVPECLEDIQDTDSSSLKCSSSASSTQNSKMIFGVRMYEDTLTRNGSEANRWGMEPPSSTVNTSHNKEPDEEALQLGSFPEQLFDVCKKSTTSKFSHTKERVSHSRRFGRSFTCDSCGFSFSCEKLLDEHVLTCTNRHSYQSARYYGAEKLDFSEKDSTSKIISTQTEKYKGDSSQAADDSSSPVSNVTSRKSSTVASETSGEEGSRASERKRIIIKMEPEDSPADELKDFNIIKVTDKDCNESSDNDDLDDEQEEPLYRYYVEEEIREKRNARKTLKPRLSMDDDERKCLQSPRHLNRKAPSVQEDVENAPCELCGLTITEEDLSSHYLSKHIENICACGKCGQILVKGKQLQDHAQTCGEPQDLTMNGIRNSEEKMDLEENPEDQSEIREMMFAEMIEDFRDSHFQMNSLQKKQLYKHSACPFRCPNCGQRFETENLVVEHMSNCLEQDLFKNSMMEENERDHRLVK
- the ZBTB1 gene encoding zinc finger and BTB domain-containing protein 1 isoform X2, whose protein sequence is MARTSHSNYVLQQLNNQREWGFLCDCCIAIDDIYFQAHKAVLAACSSYFRMFFMNHQHTTAQLNLSNMKISAECFDLILQFMYLGKIMTAPANFEQFKVAMNYLQLYNVPECLEDIQDTDSSSLKCSSSASSTQNSKMIFGVRMYEDTLTRNGSEANRWGMEPPSSTVNTSHNKEPDEEALQLGSFPEQLFDVCKKSTTSKFSHTKERVSHSRRFGRSFTCDSCGFSFSCEKLLDEHVLTCTNRHSYQSARYYGAEKLDFSEKDSTSKIISTQTEKYKGDSSQAADDSSSPVSNVTSRKSSTVASETSGEEGSRASERKRIIIKMEPEDSPADELKDFNIIKVTDKDCNESSDNDDLDDEQEEPLYRYYVEEEIREKRNARKTLKPRLSMDDDERKCLQSPRHLNRKAPSVQEDVENAPCELCGLTITEEDLSSHYLSKHIENICACGKCGQILVKGKQLQDHAQTCGEPQDLTMNGIRNSEEKMDLEENPEDQSEIREMMFAEMIEDFRDSHFQMNSLQKKQLYKHSACPFRCPNCGQRFETENLVVEHMSNCLEQDLFKNSMMEENERDHRRKHFCNLCGKGFYQRCHLREHYTVHTKEKQFVCQTCGKQFLRERQLRLHNDMHKGMASSEIGTSKLLNN
- the ZBTB1 gene encoding zinc finger and BTB domain-containing protein 1 isoform X1, with the protein product MARTSHSNYVLQQLNNQREWGFLCDCCIAIDDIYFQAHKAVLAACSSYFRMFFMNHQHTTAQLNLSNMKISAECFDLILQFMYLGKIMTAPANFEQFKVAMNYLQLYNVPECLEDIQDTDSSSLKCSSSASSTQNSKMIFGVRMYEDTLTRNGSEANRWGMEPPSSTVNTSHNKEPDEEALQLGSFPEQLFDVCKKSTTSKFSHTKERVSHSRRFGRSFTCDSCGFSFSCEKLLDEHVLTCTNRHSYQSARYYGAEKLDFSEKDSTSKIISTQTEKYKGDSSQAADDSSSPVSNVTSRKSSTVASETSGEEGSRASERKRIIIKMEPEDSPADELKDFNIIKVTDKDCNESSDNDDLDDEQEEPLYRYYVEEEIREKRNARKTLKPRLSMDDDERKCLQSPRHLNRKAPSVQEDVENAPCELCGLTITEEDLSSHYLSKHIENICACGKCGQILVKGKQLQDHAQTCGEPQDLTMNGIRNSEEKMDLEENPEDQSEIREMMFAEMIEDFRDSHFQMNSLQKKQLYKHSACPFRCPNCGQRFETENLVVEHMSNCLEQDLFKNSMMEENERDHRRKHFCNLCGKGFYQRCHLREHYTVHTKEKQFVCQTCGKQFLRERQLRLHNDMHKGMARYVCSICDQGNFRKHDHVRHMISHLSAGETICQVCFQIFPNNEQLEQHMDVHLYTCGVCGAKFNLRKDMRSHYNAKHLKRT